In Metopolophium dirhodum isolate CAU chromosome 9, ASM1992520v1, whole genome shotgun sequence, the genomic window CatctcaataaaatttattgcgTTACCTGTTTGTGCTACACTGATAGAACTAGTCCGTTTACTCAGGGTATAACACCATCGACAAAACATGTATATAATCAAGTTGAATTACATGAACAAAGCAGTACTCATGAAATGGCACTcatttcgtttttatttcaaaGTAGAAATCAATGTACTAAGtctttattaacaaaaaaacatagATGTATTACAAAGACGGCTTGTGTTACGAagaataatagatattaattaaacttattgGAACTCAGGGTCTGGCATTCAGAGGAAAACATGAAGCAGCATTTTCacttgacaataataatactaatcatGGAAATTGTCTTGCAAAAGTTTTACTACTTGCAAAATATGATGCTGTACTTGGTCGCCATGTTAATACATAAATAGAAGCaagtaaaaaaagaaaagaaactcATCATAATACTaaagattaggttaggttaggtaggtaccaaaaatgttgatttattataatcgttcctaaaaattactataaaataaattgtcaattaatttaactaagaaaaacaataaataaagataaatatgtTGTCTTGAGtaacaattgtaaattataaagtttattaatttatgataatttttggtgaaaaaaatgtatcatcttttttaagtgaattattatttatcattattgttgaGGCCCTTTATAAGTAAATTGCCGGTGAGGCCCTTAGTACCCAGTCCGACCCTGGTGGCCAGTGCCGATCATAGGACCTGCAGGTGCCACTGTTTGTTACTTTGGTGACTGCAGGTCACTATGCACCGTATAcgttaactaaaaattataaggacGAAAAATTCTGGCCAGAGTGGCAGGCGCAAGGCGGCTTTATCAAAGATTTTTGCGCATTCAAGAACTATAGTTTTGCCTTAGGCGGTACCTAAAGAAATTTCCCGACCATTCCTTTTCTCTGGCGGCATATAAGAGAGCAACAGGCCGTCCGTTTTTCCGTTACAAATAGCTCGGTGTAATCCAGGGCTGTAGATGAATAGTGTTTCTGgagttaaatttaaactttaaaggtactattaatactgtataatattattaattgtaaataaataatacacaacaatatgtactttttaaatatataaatacatcatTGGGAGTGGGAAGGGCTTTGAAAAAATACAGTCTTGGGTGTATAGGGTTTTTTTTGGTTCTTTAAGGCTGCCACTGCGGATGAAGTCTATTCACGCCTATGGTCTAGATTAGGGCGGTCCAACTAAAGGCACTCAAAGTCTTGATTTTGGCTCCCTACCCCTagaatacttatattaattaaagtctaaattcgaacttaaaatgcttaaaaaaaatggcaataatgtatttttaatatttttcaactgttattgtaaaaataattaggatccttgtattacattttcgagcTATTTGACATaccgaataaaattttattatggttattaaataacatttttgttacaattattacaattttttctatattattcaagattaaattttaaatataaattaattatgtaagggtatataatataatcatgtgTACACAATtcaaatatacctacgtaaattatacattattataacatataaatagaaCTACGAAGAATAAGTTTtcttataagaatatttttttatcatttatcttatatagataaatagtgaatattaatttacacagttatctaagataaaaatcagcgttatctagatgaatttctctaaaaaatttaatttattaaatggattttatttattataatttataggacaattaagtaatttattaagtaggtagtatttactaataactatcgacattttcgataacatactattaagttattctatattGCTACGAACTTACGGAGAGTGCCATaatccaatataaaaaaatttatccgataacttatctagataaaaaaaaaaattcatttttatccagataaataaataatttaatatatttatctttatctttatctaaataacattattataatttatctttatctttatctagataaaattatatttatctcgaCTCAACGCTGTAATGTCAGTTTAGtcgaataaaacaatattcagtTGACAACAGTAGTTTCTTCCATTTTGTTCTCGTTTGGTGTCATTGCGTCAgttatattggtatttttacTCCGATAAACCACACTGAAGTAACCTAATAATAACGTGTCGGCAAACATAAGACCAGAGTATAGTAAAAATTCGTGTGCCTAAATCACAAAACAAAAgcgatatataatatgaaattaacaataaacattaaattattgtaacaaaataattaatagatacctGACTTTTAAACGACATTGTTGAAATGGTAATGACCAATAAACTTCCAAGTGCAATTGCCAAAAATTGAAAAGAGGCTATAAACGACTTCATACTTATTGGGGCCTATATTgaataagcaataataatataatattatataaatgatatacaGTTTATGCATTTTGTACTGATTAATatgttaaacttttaaaatattgtagtatttaatatttatcagcaTCTGAATGTGTCAAGATGTGACAGTaacaatttacatatattttgctTATATATTTAGCAACATAAAATGAGATACGTTTATGTTAACACATGGCaattagtaatacaatttatcaaaaatCTATACATACAATGTGCTAtacaaatactatttaaattttaaatatattaatcttattatattatatatattaataacaatactaataatgtttagttaaatataaaaaaaattttaaatctctaaaaatataattaaaatcaataaattaaaaaaattaaaaatacctcggtaaatatgaattttatttcgGTGGTTACGAACACGATGTCCGctatactcataataaaatattgcggAATCTGCCACAAAACGTGAATATAGTTTCCTTCGTCTTTGGCAAATAATCTTACATCCTATACAAATTTTTATCTTGTTAGTTACATTGTACCTACTAATTGAATTTGTAATTCACTAGATATAATTTAAGACTCTCATGTCAAGTACCCTATAATGTTACCATTTTATCGCCATTTCGTTGTAATGTAAGTGTATAAAACGTGCCTGGAATTATGTCCATAGTTGGTGTGGGCAACATTTTTCCGTTGTAGAAcacattatatctattttagattTGATGACATGagttaaagttatattatttgtaaacattaatCATTGCAGTAatgatgtaaatttaaaaaaaatattagatactcACTTTCCTACTTTTATGGCATTATAGCTCATCCCTCGAAACTGAGTGAGAGAGTACGAAGTAAATGAGGTGTGATCCACACTGGTGAATGTAATATCGTCGTCAAAATCAAATGTATTGTCgactaaaattctaaaaaataatattttgtttacgttTTTTAATATAGAAACTACATTGTATAACtaaatatagtatttagatACTAACCTTAACTTTGGGTTCCCAAACTTTTCTTTAACTAAACTGTCATGAGCACCAATACGGTGTAATTCAATTGTGTTTAAAGTTAGACGGATCAAGTGATAAGAAATCTCCTAATAGGATTCAAAACACCATAACATGATTTTGATTTCGTAAAATCTTGTCTATTGCTTACAAGTTACAGatagaaaaaaagttaataataacgtagtgTAAAATGTACTTAGCTGACACAACGTCAATGACGGCTAATAAAAAGAGACAACATAAATAGTGAATTATGTGGTTTTTGATTAATGAAATTAAgtagttaaattttataaaccAGTTTATAATAAGTTGTAGGAgttttactatcaaaatattataatactgattCATATTTATAACTTGTTAAGTATAACTGTATTTACTAAAGAATCGATATATTTACTTTTCCTTCGATTATTGTTAAAGTGGTATTGTACTCATAGTTGTTGTCTGACACAAAACTACACTTTGTTTCGAAACCTATTGTGATCCCAACGACAGCTGAGACATTCTGAGACACGATCGTATGACTGACATTGAACATATCGAGTGGACCGATTTGATGTTGTACGTGTAACGACTTTGATTGTACGAACACATTGCAATCGAATCCGTTATAGATGTATATCCGCCCTTGTC contains:
- the LOC132952822 gene encoding peptide transporter family 1-like isoform X4 translates to MSFFYVLGCVVLTGASIADMFSLDVQKFFALLGLFVISVGMSGIQPCVYAFSGEQFQLPHQEKQLQHFTTNYTLAIFVGSLISKFLMPEFRQSIHCFGKDTCFPLAFGVPTLMIFIFIAIFVAGRNKYVKKKPEQKVITRTFGCIFYALRTKGTSAIPCQTHWLDNAKGKYTESEISDTRSVLDLLCVFTAFPVYWSLYTQSGSTWTLQATLMNGHVDFLNWTIKPDQIQMLVPLVGIIVLVFFNDFLYLMLAAIGIRKPLQKLTFCGILAVLTFVFAALLQFKIVGNTTEIPSGQGRIYIYNGFDCNVFVQSKSLHVQHQIGPLDMFNVSHTIVSQNVSAVVGITIGFETKCSFVSDNNYEYNTTLTIIEGKEISYHLIRLTLNTIELHRIGAHDSLVKEKFGNPKLRILVDNTFDFDDDITFTSVDHTSFTSYSLTQFRGMSYNAIKVGKYNVFYNGKMLPTPTMDIIPGTFYTLTLQRNGDKMDVRLFAKDEGNYIHVLWQIPQYFIMSIADIVFVTTEIKFIFTEAPISMKSFIASFQFLAIALGSLLVITISTMSFKSQAHEFLLYSGLMFADTLLLGYFSVVYRSKNTNITDAMTPNENKMEETTVVN